One Peribacillus simplex NBRC 15720 = DSM 1321 genomic region harbors:
- the mdh gene encoding malate dehydrogenase yields the protein MSKRKKITVVGAGFTGATAAFLAAQKELGDIVLVDIPQAENPTKGKALDMAEAGPVLGFDANIIGTSDYAETADSDVVIITAGIARKPGMSRDDLVQTNQKVMKSVTKEVVKYSPNTTIIVLTNPVDAMTYTVYKESGFPKERVIGQSGVLDTARFRTFVAQELNLSVKDVTGFVLGGHGDDMVPLVRYSYAGGIPLETLIPQDRLEAIVARTRTGGGEIVNLLGNGSAYYAPAASLVEMAEAILKDQRRVLPSIAYLEGEYGFEGIYLGVPTVLGANGIEQIIELELTEDEKAALSKSVESVKAVMQVLQ from the coding sequence ATGTCTAAACGTAAAAAAATCACAGTGGTAGGTGCTGGATTCACTGGTGCTACAGCAGCATTCCTAGCAGCTCAAAAAGAACTTGGTGATATCGTTTTAGTTGATATTCCGCAAGCTGAAAACCCTACAAAAGGTAAAGCTCTTGATATGGCGGAAGCAGGACCTGTTCTCGGTTTCGATGCTAACATCATCGGTACATCCGACTATGCAGAAACAGCTGATTCCGACGTAGTGATCATCACTGCCGGAATTGCCCGTAAGCCCGGCATGAGCCGTGACGACTTAGTTCAAACTAACCAAAAAGTTATGAAATCAGTAACTAAAGAAGTAGTTAAATATTCCCCTAATACAACAATCATCGTTTTGACTAACCCTGTAGATGCAATGACTTACACTGTATACAAAGAATCAGGTTTCCCTAAAGAACGCGTTATCGGACAATCGGGTGTTCTTGATACAGCTCGTTTCCGCACTTTCGTAGCTCAAGAATTAAACTTATCCGTTAAAGATGTAACTGGTTTCGTACTTGGCGGACACGGAGACGATATGGTTCCTCTAGTGCGTTACTCTTATGCAGGCGGAATTCCTTTGGAAACATTGATCCCTCAAGATCGTTTAGAAGCAATAGTGGCTCGTACCCGCACTGGCGGCGGAGAAATCGTAAACCTTCTTGGTAACGGAAGCGCATATTATGCACCAGCTGCATCACTAGTGGAAATGGCTGAAGCGATCCTTAAAGATCAACGTCGCGTTCTTCCATCCATCGCGTATCTTGAAGGCGAATACGGATTTGAAGGTATCTACCTTGGAGTGCCGACTGTACTAGGTGCAAACGGTATTGAACAAATCATCGAACTTGAATTGACTGAAGATGAAAAAGCGGCACTTTCAAAATCAGTTGAATCAGTTAAAGCGGTAATGCAAGTCCTTCAATAA
- a CDS encoding response regulator transcription factor has product MSKKILVVDDEQSIVTLLQYNLEQSGYSVITASDGEQGLEAAVDIRPDLVVLDLMLPKMDGLEVCKQLRQQKINIPILMLTAKDDEFDKVLGLELGADDYLTKPFSPREVVARIKAILRRSQLQANGSESSQDQEDGLLKLGELKVFPERYEAFFDEQQLELTPKEFELLLYLAKNKGRVLTRDQLLSAVWNYDFAGDSRIVDVHISHLREKIEKDTKKPLYIKTIRGLGYKLEEPKKE; this is encoded by the coding sequence ATGTCAAAGAAAATTCTCGTAGTGGATGATGAACAATCAATAGTTACCTTACTTCAGTACAATTTAGAACAATCAGGCTATTCGGTAATCACAGCTTCGGATGGAGAACAAGGGCTGGAGGCTGCCGTGGATATACGCCCCGATTTAGTGGTATTGGATTTGATGCTGCCTAAAATGGACGGGCTTGAAGTATGTAAGCAGCTTCGCCAGCAAAAAATCAATATACCGATCTTGATGCTGACAGCTAAGGACGATGAATTTGATAAGGTGCTGGGACTTGAACTAGGGGCGGATGATTACTTGACCAAGCCGTTTAGTCCTAGGGAGGTAGTGGCCCGGATTAAAGCCATTTTAAGAAGATCCCAGTTGCAAGCTAACGGCAGTGAGTCAAGTCAGGATCAGGAAGATGGTCTCTTGAAATTAGGGGAATTGAAAGTGTTCCCGGAACGATACGAAGCATTCTTTGATGAACAGCAATTAGAATTGACTCCAAAGGAATTTGAATTACTTTTATACTTGGCGAAGAATAAGGGAAGAGTGCTGACCAGGGATCAACTGCTTAGTGCGGTATGGAATTATGATTTCGCGGGTGACTCACGAATTGTCGATGTCCATATTAGCCATCTTCGTGAAAAAATAGAGAAAGATACAAAAAAACCTCTCTATATTAAAACGATAAGGGGCTTGGGGTATAAGCTTGAGGAGCCTAAAAAAGAATGA
- the pnpS gene encoding two-component system histidine kinase PnpS: MTTYRKKLLYTLITLVMVVLMAVGFLLGHLFKSYYIKTFNERIQNETFFISTYIQEHGGIDSFLEKGKTAKLTPLLDSNLTILSTNGEILYDSTSSNEILKSHANVLRKITLEKGLKHGEGYEVVEGESDVHYYWKTVEKDGEIEGFVVHSNEIEAIHQVNKQMWQILIICLGVALIIILMLASKITSYYTRPIEEATMAAIELAKGNYGTRTFGRHSDETGMLTTSLNILARNLQETEIAREMNQDRLETLVENIGSGVLLIDSKGYTTLINREFKKSFHVNGATFLFQEYYSVIKDQQVIAIIEEIFRTEKTIKRQVKIPLAIERKHFEIYGAPIIGNHDEWKGILLIFHDITELKRLEQMRKDFVANVSHELRTPITSIKGFSETLLDGALKDEKTLKHFLSIILKESDRLQELIQELLNLSKMEQQEFVLNAGVVDITKVLGEIQEMLIGKLKEKEVSLEIKTSPEPVFIEGESDRIKQVFINLITNALTYTPNGGRVTVDIIENEQTVDIAVQDSGIGIEEKELPRIFERFYRIDKARSRDSGGTGIGLAIVKHIIEVHKGKINVESTPGTGTTFTVTLNKSLKGKM; encoded by the coding sequence ATGACGACCTATCGTAAAAAGCTCTTATATACCCTCATCACATTGGTGATGGTCGTCCTGATGGCCGTGGGCTTTTTATTAGGGCACTTGTTCAAAAGTTATTATATTAAAACGTTCAATGAGCGTATACAGAACGAAACATTTTTCATTTCTACATATATTCAGGAGCATGGCGGGATCGATTCCTTTTTGGAAAAAGGGAAGACGGCAAAACTTACACCTCTTTTAGATTCGAATTTAACCATTCTCTCCACGAATGGGGAAATATTATACGATTCGACATCATCCAATGAAATACTTAAAAGCCATGCCAATGTCCTACGTAAAATAACATTGGAAAAAGGGCTTAAGCATGGGGAAGGGTATGAAGTGGTCGAAGGGGAATCGGATGTCCATTATTATTGGAAGACGGTTGAAAAGGATGGAGAGATTGAAGGCTTTGTCGTTCATAGCAATGAAATAGAGGCCATCCATCAAGTGAATAAACAAATGTGGCAAATATTGATCATTTGTTTAGGGGTTGCCTTGATCATCATTCTCATGCTTGCGAGCAAAATCACTTCATATTATACCCGTCCGATCGAAGAGGCGACGATGGCAGCCATTGAACTGGCAAAAGGGAATTATGGAACCCGGACATTCGGGCGGCATTCCGATGAAACGGGAATGCTGACAACTTCCTTGAACATATTGGCGAGGAATCTTCAGGAAACAGAGATAGCGAGGGAAATGAATCAGGATCGTTTGGAAACACTTGTTGAAAATATCGGTAGTGGTGTCTTGCTGATAGACAGTAAAGGGTATACCACTTTAATCAACCGGGAATTCAAGAAAAGCTTCCATGTGAACGGCGCTACGTTTTTGTTTCAGGAATATTATTCAGTCATTAAAGATCAGCAAGTGATAGCCATCATCGAAGAGATCTTTCGAACGGAAAAAACGATAAAACGACAGGTGAAGATACCGCTTGCCATAGAACGTAAGCATTTTGAGATTTACGGAGCTCCCATTATCGGGAATCATGATGAATGGAAGGGGATCCTCCTCATTTTCCATGATATCACCGAATTGAAAAGGCTCGAGCAGATGCGGAAGGATTTCGTGGCTAATGTTTCCCATGAATTGAGAACCCCGATCACTTCTATTAAAGGCTTTTCTGAAACATTGTTAGATGGCGCCTTAAAAGACGAAAAGACCTTAAAGCACTTTTTATCGATTATCCTGAAAGAAAGTGATCGGCTGCAAGAACTCATTCAGGAGCTTCTGAATTTATCCAAAATGGAGCAACAGGAATTCGTTTTAAACGCAGGGGTCGTGGATATTACTAAAGTACTTGGCGAAATACAAGAGATGCTTATAGGTAAGCTGAAGGAAAAAGAAGTATCCCTTGAAATTAAGACATCACCGGAACCAGTATTCATTGAAGGGGAATCTGACAGGATCAAACAGGTTTTCATCAATTTGATTACGAACGCATTGACCTATACACCGAATGGCGGCAGGGTCACCGTTGATATCATTGAAAATGAACAGACAGTTGATATTGCAGTTCAAGACAGCGGGATCGGCATCGAGGAGAAAGAACTGCCGAGGATCTTTGAACGGTTTTACCGGATCGATAAGGCGAGGAGCCGCGATTCAGGAGGAACGGGCATTGGACTGGCAATCGTCAAGCATATAATAGAAGTCCATAAAGGTAAAATCAATGTGGAAAGCACACCTGGAACCGGGACGACTTTTACAGTCACTTTAAATAAAAGCTTAAAAGGAAAAATGTAG
- the hflK gene encoding FtsH protease activity modulator HflK: protein MVSLKRIYTITGLVFLILILGVVAISTWYTVDESDQAVIMTFGKVEQTITEPGLHFKLPWPIQSVEKLSKETFSLKFGYKEEDGEVKDYPSETKMITGDENIVLADLVVQWKITDPPKYLYNADDPEKILYDTTSAALRSIIGSTKIDDALTSGKAQIEADVRDLLSQLMEKYDVGISISAVKLQDVELPNEEVRKAFTNVTDARETANTKINEADKYENKRMNEAEGEKDALISQANGDKAARTEAARGDVAVFEKLLSEYKGNKGITKDRLIIETLEEVLPNAEIYIMNDDGNTMKYLPLRSLEKEETKKTPAPDEATIPEEETKKGNASEEKATGEGGTKQ from the coding sequence ATCGTTAGCTTAAAGAGGATATATACGATCACAGGACTTGTCTTTCTTATTTTAATTTTAGGTGTAGTTGCGATATCGACCTGGTACACGGTTGATGAATCCGATCAAGCTGTCATAATGACGTTTGGTAAAGTGGAGCAGACGATAACGGAACCGGGACTTCACTTTAAACTGCCTTGGCCCATTCAATCGGTCGAGAAATTATCCAAAGAAACATTCAGTCTTAAATTTGGATATAAGGAAGAGGATGGAGAAGTGAAGGATTACCCGAGTGAGACCAAAATGATTACGGGTGATGAAAATATTGTGCTGGCCGACCTAGTGGTTCAGTGGAAAATCACCGACCCTCCAAAATATTTATACAATGCGGATGATCCAGAAAAAATATTATACGATACGACTTCAGCTGCATTACGGAGCATTATCGGCAGCACGAAAATCGATGATGCCCTTACATCTGGTAAAGCGCAAATCGAAGCGGATGTACGCGATTTATTGTCACAGCTAATGGAGAAATATGATGTCGGGATTTCCATATCTGCGGTTAAACTTCAGGACGTGGAGTTACCGAATGAAGAAGTTCGGAAAGCATTTACCAATGTAACGGATGCCCGGGAAACGGCGAATACGAAAATCAACGAAGCGGATAAATATGAAAATAAGCGTATGAATGAAGCGGAAGGGGAAAAAGATGCCCTCATTTCACAGGCTAATGGGGATAAAGCTGCCCGTACGGAAGCTGCCCGCGGGGATGTAGCGGTCTTTGAAAAATTACTCAGTGAGTATAAGGGCAATAAGGGAATTACGAAGGACCGCCTTATTATTGAGACCCTTGAGGAAGTATTGCCGAATGCAGAGATTTATATTATGAATGATGATGGAAACACAATGAAGTACTTGCCGCTTCGCTCCCTTGAAAAGGAAGAAACAAAAAAAACTCCTGCCCCTGATGAAGCCACTATACCTGAAGAAGAAACGAAAAAAGGGAATGCATCGGAAGAAAAAGCGACAGGGGAAGGGGGCACTAAACAATGA
- the hflC gene encoding protease modulator HflC: MSGKIIDFSELKKGDFHWRGYVRIGIFLIIFIALLLIIFTNVYIVKEGEYKVVRQFGEVVRIDKTPGLKVKVPFIQSIMTLPKYQMTSDVSEAEINTKDKKRMLIDNYAVWRIEDPKKLITNARTLENAETKMEEFIYSAVRSELGQLNYDEIINDEKSSRGSLNDRITEKVNDLLQKDSYGISLTDVRIKRTDLPAENEASVFKRMISERESKAQEYLSKGDAKKNRIIADTDRKVKELLSTAEADAEVIRAEGEGEAAKIYNKSFSKDPEFYKLYRTLESYKKTIGDQTVIVLPSDSPYASLLMGNTK; this comes from the coding sequence ATGAGCGGGAAAATAATAGATTTTTCTGAGTTGAAAAAAGGGGATTTTCATTGGAGGGGCTATGTGAGAATCGGCATTTTCCTGATTATATTCATCGCGTTGCTGCTAATCATCTTCACCAATGTATATATCGTCAAAGAGGGCGAATACAAAGTCGTCCGTCAATTCGGTGAGGTGGTAAGGATCGATAAGACCCCGGGATTGAAGGTGAAGGTGCCATTCATTCAGAGTATCATGACCTTGCCGAAGTATCAGATGACTTCTGATGTTTCCGAAGCGGAAATCAATACGAAAGATAAAAAGCGGATGCTGATCGATAACTATGCGGTTTGGAGAATAGAAGATCCGAAGAAATTGATTACAAATGCAAGGACACTTGAGAATGCCGAAACGAAAATGGAAGAGTTCATCTATTCGGCAGTTCGTTCAGAGCTGGGCCAGCTGAATTATGATGAGATCATCAATGATGAGAAGTCATCCAGAGGAAGTTTAAACGACCGCATAACCGAAAAAGTCAACGATCTGCTGCAAAAGGACAGTTATGGAATCAGCTTGACGGATGTCCGGATAAAGCGGACTGACCTGCCCGCCGAAAACGAAGCATCCGTCTTCAAGAGGATGATTTCCGAGCGGGAATCGAAAGCGCAAGAATACCTATCCAAAGGTGATGCGAAGAAGAACCGTATCATTGCGGATACTGATCGGAAAGTGAAAGAACTGCTCTCTACTGCAGAGGCTGATGCAGAAGTGATCAGGGCTGAAGGAGAAGGGGAAGCAGCGAAAATCTATAATAAGTCGTTTTCCAAAGACCCCGAATTCTATAAACTATATCGGACTCTTGAATCCTACAAAAAAACGATTGGAGATCAAACGGTCATCGTTCTTCCTTCGGATTCCCCTTATGCCAGCTTGTTAATGGGAAATACTAAATAA
- the polA gene encoding DNA polymerase I, producing MDKKLVLIDGNSIAYRAFFALPLLNNDKGVHTNSVYGFTMMLNRILDEEKPTHILVAFDAGKTTFRHASFKEYKGGRQKTPPELSEQFPFIRELLDCFQIKRYELENYEADDIIGTLSLQAEKDGFEVKVISGDKDLTQLSSPSTTVSITKKGITEIEEYTPKHIHEKYGLSPLQIIDLKGLMGDASDNIPGIPGVGEKTALKLLHQFETVENLLQSIDEVSGQKLKEKIEEHKDLALLSKELATITREAPLEVSVNETEYTGMDQDRVISFYKELGFSTLLDKLDVTESAPLEQEKIEVHTAEMTEGMFADESALYVEILEDNYHRADIIGIAISNEQGHFYFHGEDALNFGAFKSWAEDETKKKTVFDAKRTVVALRHRGVEIKGIDFDVFLASYILDPAESVDEVAEITKTQGAIRLETDDAFYGKGAKRKIPEEAELREHIARKSKAILSLKEPMIDKLQEFEQLHLFTELELPLSIILANMEWQGIKVDIGRLKNMGQELAIRLRNIEARIFDLAGEAFNINSPKQLGAILFEKLELPVMKKTKTGYSTSADVLEKLESKHDIIKEILLYRQLGKLQSTYIEGLLKVVNGKTDKVHTRFNQALTQTGRLSSTDPNLQNIPIRLEEGRKIRQAFIPSEKDWIIFAADYSQIELRVLAHIANDDGLVEAFRAGMDIHTRTAMDVFHVSAEQVTSNMRRHAKAVNFGIVYGISDYGLSQSLGITRKEAGEFIEKYLRSFPGVQEYMEESIHEARQKGYSTTLMQRRRYIPEITSRNFNIRSFAERTAMNTPIQGSAADIIKLAMINMNKRLTKEGLKTRMLLQVHDELIFETPPEELEILKVIVPEEMENAIELNVPLKVDYAFGPTWFDAK from the coding sequence TTGGATAAAAAGTTAGTACTCATAGATGGAAACAGCATTGCATACCGTGCGTTTTTTGCGCTTCCGCTCTTGAATAATGATAAGGGGGTCCATACGAATTCCGTGTACGGATTCACCATGATGCTCAACCGCATTCTTGATGAAGAAAAGCCAACGCACATACTTGTGGCATTCGATGCGGGTAAAACGACATTCAGGCATGCATCATTTAAAGAATATAAGGGAGGGCGCCAAAAAACGCCGCCAGAATTATCCGAGCAATTCCCTTTCATTCGCGAGCTGCTTGATTGTTTTCAAATAAAAAGGTATGAACTGGAGAACTACGAAGCCGATGATATTATCGGTACGCTGTCTTTACAAGCGGAAAAAGATGGTTTTGAAGTGAAGGTAATTTCCGGTGATAAGGATTTAACACAATTATCCTCCCCTAGTACGACGGTTTCCATCACGAAAAAGGGGATTACTGAAATTGAGGAATACACTCCAAAGCATATACATGAAAAATACGGTCTATCCCCCTTGCAAATCATTGATTTAAAAGGGCTGATGGGAGATGCCTCCGACAATATTCCCGGTATACCGGGTGTTGGTGAAAAGACTGCCCTTAAATTATTGCATCAATTTGAAACGGTTGAAAACCTTCTGCAGTCGATTGATGAGGTAAGCGGACAAAAATTGAAAGAGAAAATAGAAGAACATAAAGACCTGGCCCTATTAAGCAAAGAGCTGGCTACAATAACGAGGGAAGCGCCGCTTGAAGTTTCCGTGAACGAGACCGAGTACACTGGCATGGATCAGGATCGAGTCATCTCGTTCTATAAAGAGCTTGGCTTTTCGACTTTGCTCGATAAATTGGATGTAACGGAAAGTGCACCGCTTGAACAGGAGAAAATAGAGGTGCACACGGCTGAAATGACAGAAGGAATGTTTGCAGATGAAAGTGCTTTGTATGTTGAAATTTTAGAAGATAATTATCATCGTGCAGATATAATAGGGATCGCCATCAGTAATGAACAAGGTCATTTTTACTTCCATGGAGAAGATGCTCTGAATTTCGGGGCATTTAAATCCTGGGCAGAGGATGAAACAAAAAAGAAAACGGTTTTCGATGCGAAGCGTACGGTTGTGGCACTGCGTCATCGAGGAGTCGAAATAAAAGGCATCGATTTTGATGTGTTTTTAGCATCCTATATCCTGGATCCGGCAGAGTCAGTGGACGAAGTCGCAGAAATCACGAAAACTCAAGGTGCTATCCGGCTTGAAACGGATGATGCTTTTTATGGAAAAGGTGCAAAACGCAAGATACCTGAGGAAGCGGAATTGAGGGAGCATATTGCCAGAAAATCGAAGGCGATCCTTTCTCTGAAAGAACCGATGATTGATAAGCTGCAAGAGTTCGAGCAACTTCACCTATTTACGGAACTGGAGCTGCCACTGTCGATCATCCTGGCCAATATGGAATGGCAGGGAATCAAGGTGGATATAGGTCGACTGAAAAACATGGGACAGGAATTGGCCATTCGCTTAAGAAACATCGAAGCTCGAATCTTTGATTTGGCTGGAGAGGCTTTCAATATCAATTCACCTAAACAGCTTGGGGCCATCCTGTTTGAAAAGTTGGAGCTTCCGGTCATGAAGAAAACCAAAACAGGTTATTCGACTTCAGCCGATGTGCTGGAAAAACTGGAGAGCAAGCATGATATCATTAAGGAAATACTACTGTATCGCCAGCTTGGTAAGCTGCAATCCACTTATATTGAAGGATTGCTTAAAGTGGTCAATGGCAAAACGGACAAGGTGCACACCCGGTTCAACCAAGCATTGACCCAGACAGGACGGTTAAGTTCTACAGATCCCAATCTTCAGAATATCCCGATCAGATTGGAAGAAGGCAGGAAAATCAGGCAGGCCTTCATTCCTTCCGAAAAGGATTGGATCATTTTTGCTGCCGACTACTCCCAGATCGAGTTACGCGTCCTGGCGCATATCGCCAATGACGACGGATTGGTGGAAGCATTCCGGGCCGGGATGGACATCCATACAAGGACAGCTATGGATGTATTCCATGTATCGGCAGAGCAAGTCACTTCGAACATGAGGCGCCATGCCAAAGCGGTCAACTTCGGAATCGTTTATGGTATAAGTGACTACGGGCTATCGCAAAGTCTTGGTATCACGAGAAAAGAAGCTGGAGAGTTCATCGAGAAGTATTTAAGAAGCTTTCCTGGTGTTCAGGAATATATGGAAGAAAGCATACATGAGGCCCGTCAAAAAGGGTATAGCACGACTTTAATGCAAAGAAGGCGCTATATACCTGAAATAACAAGCAGGAATTTCAACATCAGGAGCTTTGCCGAAAGGACAGCGATGAATACGCCGATTCAGGGCAGCGCCGCGGATATCATCAAGCTTGCCATGATAAACATGAATAAGCGCCTGACAAAGGAAGGGCTTAAAACGAGAATGCTACTTCAGGTGCATGATGAATTGATTTTTGAAACTCCTCCTGAGGAACTCGAAATCCTTAAAGTGATCGTTCCGGAGGAAATGGAAAATGCCATTGAATTGAACGTGCCCCTTAAAGTGGATTATGCTTTCGGGCCAACATGGTTTGATGCCAAATAA